The Glycine soja cultivar W05 chromosome 6, ASM419377v2, whole genome shotgun sequence genome has a window encoding:
- the LOC114416515 gene encoding LRR receptor-like serine/threonine-protein kinase FEI 1 isoform X3 translates to MTQGIFSATGESLVKLTVHGLVSLVILGNNEFAQCINLPYMQLGGIISPSIGKLSRLHRLALHQNGLHGIIPNEISNCTELRALYLRANYLQGGIPSNIGNLSFLHVLDLSSNSLKGAIPSSIGRLTQLRVLNLSTNFFSGEIPDIGVLSTFGNNAFIGNLDLCGRQVQKPCRTSLGFPVVLPHAESDEAEVPDKRSSHYVKWVLVGAITIMGLALVMTLSLLWICLLSKKERAARRYIEVKDQINPESSRKNDGTKLITFHGDLPYTSLEIIEKLESLDEDDVVGSGGFGTVYRMVMNDCGTFAVKRIDRSREGSDQGFERELEILGSIKHINLVNLRGYCRLPSTKLLIYDYLAMGSLDDLLHENTEQSLNWSTRLKIALGSARGLTYLHHDCCPKIVHRDIKSSNILLDENMEPRVSDFGLAKLLVDEDAHVTTVVAGTFGYLAPEYLQSGRATEKSDVYSFGVLLLELVTGKRPTDPSFASRGVNVVGWMNTFLKENRLEDVVDKRCIDADLESVEVILELAASCTDANADERPSMNQVLQILEQEVMSPCPSDFYESQSDHC, encoded by the exons ATGACACAAGGAATTTTCTCAGCAACTGGAGAAAGTCTGGTGAAACTCACTGTACATGGACTGGTATCACTTGTCATCCTGGGGAACAACGAGTTCGCTCAATGTAT aaatTTACCTTACATGCAGCTGGGGGGGATTATATCTCCCAGCATTGGCAAACTCAGTAGACTGCATAGACT GGCACTTCATCAAAATGGCTTACATGGAATTATTCCAAACGAAATTAGCAATTGTACTGAGCTTAGAGCACT GTACTTGAGAGCTAATTATTTACAAGGAGGCATCCCATCAAATATTGGAAATCTTTCCTTTTTGCATGTATT GGATTTATCAAGCAACTCATTGAAGGGTGCTATACCTTCTTCTATTGGCCGTCTTACACAGTTGCGAGTTCT GAACTTgtcaacaaatttcttttctGGCGAAATCCCTGACATTGGAGTACTGAGCACCTTTGGGAACAATGC GTTTATTGGGAATTTAGATCTTTGCGGGAGGCAAGTTCAGAAACCATGCCGGACATCACTTGGTTTCCCAGTGGTGCTACCACATGCTGAAAGTGATGAAGCTGAAG TCCCTGACAAAAGATCTTCACATTATGTGAAATGGGTGCTAGTTGGTGCAATAACTATAATGGGCCTTGCACTTGTTATGACACTTTCATTACTATGGATTTGTTTGCTATCAAAGAAGGAAAGAGCTGCCAGGAGATACATAGAAGTGAAGGATCAAATCAATCCAGAATCAAGTAGGAAGAATGACG GTACAAAACTCATCACATTCCATGGTGATCTGCCGTACACATCATTGGAGATCATTGAAAAGTTGGAGTCtcttgatgaagatgatgtgGTAGGGTCTGGAGGATTTGGTACCGTTTACCGAATGGTGATGAATGATTGTGGTACATTTGCTGTTAAGCGGATTGATAGAAGCCGTGAAGGTTCTGATCAGGGTTTCGAAAGGGAACTAGAAATATTGGGTAGTATCAAGCACATTAATCTAGTTAACCTGCGTGGTTACTGCAGACTCCCTTCTACTAAGCTTCTAATCTATGATTATTTGGCCATGGGAAGTTTAGATGATCTCTTGCATG AAAATACTGAGCAATCACTGAATTGGAGTACTCGCCTAAAGATAGCCCTCGGTTCTGCCAGGGGATTGACTTACTTGCACCATGACTGCTGCCCGAAAATCGTGCATCGCGACATAAAATCCAGCAACATCCTTCTTGATGAGAACATGGAGCCTCGTGTCTCTGATTTTGGTCTTGCAAAACTTTTGGTAGATGAAGATGCCCATGTTACAACAGTGGTTGCTGGCACATTTGGCTATCTAGCACCAG AGTATCTACAAAGTGGGAGAGCCACTGAGAAGTCAGATGTTTATAGTTTTGGAGTTCTATTGCTAGAACTTGTAACAGGAAAGAGACCTACAGATCCTTCCTTTGCAAGCAGAGGTGTAAATGTAGTTGGCTGG ATGAACACATTCCTCAAAGAAAATAGATTGGAAGATGTAGTAGACAAAAGATGCATTGATGCAGATTTGGAATCTGTTGAAGTAATTCTTGAACTAGCAGCAAGTTGCACTGATGCAAACGCGGATGAACGTCCGTCGATGAACCAAGTGTTACAGATACTGGAACAAGAGGTTATGTCTCCATGCCCAAGTGATTTTTATGAGTCACAATCAGATCACTGTTAA
- the LOC114416515 gene encoding LRR receptor-like serine/threonine-protein kinase FEI 1 isoform X1 codes for MGHAVLILVVVISSIVLCPSSLALTQDGLTLLEVKSTLNDTRNFLSNWRKSGETHCTWTGITCHPGEQRVRSINLPYMQLGGIISPSIGKLSRLHRLALHQNGLHGIIPNEISNCTELRALYLRANYLQGGIPSNIGNLSFLHVLDLSSNSLKGAIPSSIGRLTQLRVLNLSTNFFSGEIPDIGVLSTFGNNAFIGNLDLCGRQVQKPCRTSLGFPVVLPHAESDEAEVPDKRSSHYVKWVLVGAITIMGLALVMTLSLLWICLLSKKERAARRYIEVKDQINPESSRKNDGTKLITFHGDLPYTSLEIIEKLESLDEDDVVGSGGFGTVYRMVMNDCGTFAVKRIDRSREGSDQGFERELEILGSIKHINLVNLRGYCRLPSTKLLIYDYLAMGSLDDLLHENTEQSLNWSTRLKIALGSARGLTYLHHDCCPKIVHRDIKSSNILLDENMEPRVSDFGLAKLLVDEDAHVTTVVAGTFGYLAPEYLQSGRATEKSDVYSFGVLLLELVTGKRPTDPSFASRGVNVVGWMNTFLKENRLEDVVDKRCIDADLESVEVILELAASCTDANADERPSMNQVLQILEQEVMSPCPSDFYESQSDHC; via the exons ATGGGTCATGCAGTGTTGATTTTGGTGGTGGTGATTTCCAGCATTGTGTTATGCCCTTCTTCTCTTGCTCTAACGCAAGACG GATTGACATTGTTGGAGGTCAAAAGCACTTTGAATGACACAAGGAATTTTCTCAGCAACTGGAGAAAGTCTGGTGAAACTCACTGTACATGGACTGGTATCACTTGTCATCCTGGGGAACAACGAGTTCGCTCAAT aaatTTACCTTACATGCAGCTGGGGGGGATTATATCTCCCAGCATTGGCAAACTCAGTAGACTGCATAGACT GGCACTTCATCAAAATGGCTTACATGGAATTATTCCAAACGAAATTAGCAATTGTACTGAGCTTAGAGCACT GTACTTGAGAGCTAATTATTTACAAGGAGGCATCCCATCAAATATTGGAAATCTTTCCTTTTTGCATGTATT GGATTTATCAAGCAACTCATTGAAGGGTGCTATACCTTCTTCTATTGGCCGTCTTACACAGTTGCGAGTTCT GAACTTgtcaacaaatttcttttctGGCGAAATCCCTGACATTGGAGTACTGAGCACCTTTGGGAACAATGC GTTTATTGGGAATTTAGATCTTTGCGGGAGGCAAGTTCAGAAACCATGCCGGACATCACTTGGTTTCCCAGTGGTGCTACCACATGCTGAAAGTGATGAAGCTGAAG TCCCTGACAAAAGATCTTCACATTATGTGAAATGGGTGCTAGTTGGTGCAATAACTATAATGGGCCTTGCACTTGTTATGACACTTTCATTACTATGGATTTGTTTGCTATCAAAGAAGGAAAGAGCTGCCAGGAGATACATAGAAGTGAAGGATCAAATCAATCCAGAATCAAGTAGGAAGAATGACG GTACAAAACTCATCACATTCCATGGTGATCTGCCGTACACATCATTGGAGATCATTGAAAAGTTGGAGTCtcttgatgaagatgatgtgGTAGGGTCTGGAGGATTTGGTACCGTTTACCGAATGGTGATGAATGATTGTGGTACATTTGCTGTTAAGCGGATTGATAGAAGCCGTGAAGGTTCTGATCAGGGTTTCGAAAGGGAACTAGAAATATTGGGTAGTATCAAGCACATTAATCTAGTTAACCTGCGTGGTTACTGCAGACTCCCTTCTACTAAGCTTCTAATCTATGATTATTTGGCCATGGGAAGTTTAGATGATCTCTTGCATG AAAATACTGAGCAATCACTGAATTGGAGTACTCGCCTAAAGATAGCCCTCGGTTCTGCCAGGGGATTGACTTACTTGCACCATGACTGCTGCCCGAAAATCGTGCATCGCGACATAAAATCCAGCAACATCCTTCTTGATGAGAACATGGAGCCTCGTGTCTCTGATTTTGGTCTTGCAAAACTTTTGGTAGATGAAGATGCCCATGTTACAACAGTGGTTGCTGGCACATTTGGCTATCTAGCACCAG AGTATCTACAAAGTGGGAGAGCCACTGAGAAGTCAGATGTTTATAGTTTTGGAGTTCTATTGCTAGAACTTGTAACAGGAAAGAGACCTACAGATCCTTCCTTTGCAAGCAGAGGTGTAAATGTAGTTGGCTGG ATGAACACATTCCTCAAAGAAAATAGATTGGAAGATGTAGTAGACAAAAGATGCATTGATGCAGATTTGGAATCTGTTGAAGTAATTCTTGAACTAGCAGCAAGTTGCACTGATGCAAACGCGGATGAACGTCCGTCGATGAACCAAGTGTTACAGATACTGGAACAAGAGGTTATGTCTCCATGCCCAAGTGATTTTTATGAGTCACAATCAGATCACTGTTAA
- the LOC114416513 gene encoding ATPase 11, plasma membrane-type-like, producing MGDKSQVLEAVLKEAVDLENIPIEEVFENLRCSKEGLSSEAAEERLVIFGHNKLEEKKESKFLKFLGFMWNPLSWVMEAAAIMAIALANGGGKPPDWQDFVGIITLLIINSTISFIEENNAGNAAAALMARLAPKAKVLRDGRWNEQDASVLVPGDIVSIKLGDIIPADARLLEGDPLKIDQSALTGESLPVTKGPGDGVYSGSTCKQGEIEAVVIATGVHTFFGKAAHLVDTTNQVGHFQKVLTAIGNFCICSIAVGMVIEIIVMYPIQDREYRPGIDNLLVLLIGGIPIAMPTVLSVTMAIGSHRLSQQGAITKRMTAIEEMAGMDVLCSDKTGTLTLNKLTVDKNLIEVFAKGVDADTVVLMAAQASRLENQDAIDTAIVGMLADPKEARLGIQEVHFLPFNPTDKRTALTYIDRNGKMHRVSKGAPEQILNLAHNKSDIERRVHAVIDKFAERGLRSLAVAFQDVPDGRKESPGGPWQFIGLLPLFDPPRHDSAETIRRALNLGVNVKMITGDQLAIGKETGRRLGMGTNMYPSSALLGQDKDESISALPVDELIEKADGFAGVFPEHKYEIVKRLQARKHICGMTGDGVNDAPALKKADIGIAVADATDAARSASDIVLTEPGLSVIISAVLTSRAIFQRMKNYTIYAVSITIRIVLGFMLLALIWKFDFPPFMVLIIAILNDGTIMTISKDRVKPSPLPDSWKLAEIFTTGVVLGSYLAMMTVIFFWAAYKTNFFPRVFGVSTLEKTAHHDFRKLASAIYLQVSTISQALIFVTRSRGWSYVERPGILLVTAFVIAQLIATLIAVYANWSFAAIEGIGWGWAGVIWLYNIIFYIPLDPIKFLIRYALSGRAWELVIEQRIAFTRQKDFGKEQRELQWAHAQRTLHGLQPPDTKMFTERPHFNELNQMAEEAKRRAEIARLRELHTLKGHVESVLKLKGIDVDTIQQAYTV from the exons ATGGGTGACAAGTCCCAAGTATTGGAGGCTGTGTTGAAGGAAGCTGTAGATTTG GAGAACATTCCCATTGAGGAGGTTTTTGAGAATCTGAGATGTAGCAAAGAAGGTCTCAGCAGTGAGGCTGCTGAGGAGAGGTTGGTCATTTTTGGCCACAACAAACTTGAAGAGAAAAAG GAGAGCAAATTCTTGAAGTTCTTGGGGTTTATGTGGAATCCTCTGTCTTGGGTTATGGAGGCTGCTGCTATAATGGCAATTGCACTTGCCAATGGAGGG ggGAAGCCCCCTGATTGGCAAGATTTTGTTGGTATCATTACCTTGCTTATCATCAATTCAACTATCAGTTTCATTGAGGAGAACAATGCTGGTAATGCTGCGGCGGCTCTCATGGCTCGGCTTGCTCCGAAAGCAAAG GTTCTTCGTGATGGTAGATGGAATGAGCAAGATGCCTCGGTCCTGGTTCCTGGTGACATAGTTAGCATTAAGCTTGGTGATATTATACCAGCTGATGCTCGTCTTCTTGAAGGGGATCCTTTGAAAATTGATCAG TCTGCTCTTACTGGTGAGTCCCTTCCGGTGACGAAGGGCCCTGGTGATGGAGTGTATTCTGGTTCTACCTGCAAGCAAGGAGAGATTGAAGCCGTGGTCATTGCCACCGGCGTTCATACCTTCTTTGGGAAAGCTGCTCACCTTGTTGATACCACTAATCAAGTTGGGCACTTTCAAAAG GTGTTGACTGCAATTGGAAACTTCTGCATATGTTCAATTGCTGTGGGGATGGTTATTGAGATTATTGTTATGTATCCCATTCAAGATCGAGAATATCGCCCTGGAATCGATAACCTTCTTGTGCTTCTTATTGGTGGAATTCCAATTGCCATGCCCACTGTCCTCTCAGTGACTATGGCCATTGGTTCTCACAGGCTATCACAGCAG GGGGCTATCACAAAGAGAATGACAGCTATTGAAGAGATGGCAGGCATGGATGTGCTTTGCAGTGATAAGACTGGGACCCTAACACTAAATAAGCTTACTGTTGACAAAAATCTTATAGAG GTTTTTGCAAAAGGAGTGGATGCGGATACTGTTGTTTTGATGGCAGCTCAAGCTTCAAGACTTGAGAATCAAGATGCAATAGACACTGCCATAGTTGGAATGTTGGCTGATCCCAAAGAG GCTCGGCTTGGTATCCAAGAAGTACATTTTCTTCCTTTCAATCCCACTGATAAGAGGACGGCATTGACTTATATTGATCGTAATGGGAAAATGCATAGAGTAAGCAAAGGTGCTCCAGAACAG ATTCTTAATCTCGCACACAATAAATCAGACATTGAGCGTAGAGTTCATGCAGTTATAGATAAGTTTGCAGAGCGTGGTTTAAGATCCCTTGCAGTAGCATTCCAG GATGTTCCTGATGGAAGAAAAGAGAGTCCAGGTGGCCCGTGGCAGTTTATTGGTCTTTTGCCTCTGTTTGACCCACCTAGGCATGACAGTGCAGAAACAATACGCAGGGCACTAAACCTTGGAGTGAATGTCAAAATGATTACAG GGGATCAACTAGCTATAGGAAAGGAAACTGGCCGTCGCTTGGGAATGGGTACCAATATGTATCCCTCATCTGCATTGCTCGGGCAGGATAAGGATGAATCTATATCTGCTTTACCCGTTGATGAACTAATTGAAAAGGCTGATGGATTTGCTGGTGTTTTTCCTG AGCACAAGTATGAAATTGTGAAACGCCTGCAAGCTAGGAAACACATCTGTGGAATGACTGGTGATGGAGTGAATGATGCACCTGCACTCAAGAAGGCCGACATTGGTATAGCTGTTGCTGATGCAACTGATGCAGCTCGGAGTGCATCTGATATTGTTTTAACAGAACCTGGTCTTAGTGTTATTATTAGTGCAGTGTTGACAAGCCGTGCTATCTTCCagagaatgaaaaattataca ATTTATGCTGTCTCAATTACAATTCGTATAGTA CTTGGCTTTATGTTACTGGCTCTCATATGGAAGTTTGATTTTCCACCTTTTATGGTGCTTATTATCGCCATTCTAAATGATG GTACTATCATGACTATTTCAAAAGATCGAGTAAAACCATCACCTCTGCCGGATAGCTGGAAGCTAGCTGAGATATTTACAACTGGCGTTGTGCTTGGAAGTTACTTGGCAATGATGACAGTCATATTCTTTTGGGCAGCATACAAAACCAATTTCTTCCCG CGAGTATTTGGAGTTTCTACTCTTGAGAAAACTGCTCATCATGATTTCCGAAAACTTGCCTCTGCAATCTATCTTCAAGTGAGCACTATTAGTCAGGCCCTAATATTTGTGACTCGGTCACGGGGTTGGTCTTATGTTGAACGTCCTGGTATTTTGCTTGTGACAGCTTTCGTGATTGCTCAGCTA ATTGCCACTTTGATTGCGGTATATGCCAACTGGAGCTTTGCTGCCATCGAAGGCATAGGTTGGGGATGGGCTGGAGTGATATGGTTATACAACATAATATTCTATATCCCACTTGACCCCATCAAGTTTTTAATTCGATATGCTTTGAGTGGGAGGGCTTGGGAGCTTGTCATTGAGCAAAGG ATTGCATTCACAAGGCAAAAGGACTTTGGAAAGGAACAAAGGGAACTTCAATGGGCACATGCACAAAGAACATTGCATGGATTACAACCACCTGACACCAAGATGTTCACCGAGCGCCCACATTTCAACGAACTCAACCAAATGGCTGAAGAAGCTAAAAGGAGAGCTGAAATTGCACG GCTGCGAGAGCTGCATACACTGAAGGGTCATGTAGAATCAGTTTTGAAATTGAAGGGTATTGATGTAGACACAATTCAGCAAGCATACACAGTCTGA
- the LOC114416515 gene encoding LRR receptor-like serine/threonine-protein kinase FEI 1 isoform X2, which translates to MGHAVLILVVVISSIVLCPSSLALTQDGLTLLEVKSTLNDTRNFLSNWRKSGETHCTWTGITCHPGEQRVRSINLPYMQLGGIISPSIGKLSRLHRLALHQNGLHGIIPNEISNCTELRALYLRANYLQGGIPSNIGNLSFLHVLDLSSNSLKGAIPSSIGRLTQLRVLNLSTNFFSGEIPDIGVLSTFGNNAFIGNLDLCGRQVQKPCRTSLGFPVVLPHAESDEAEVPDKRSSHYVKWVLVGAITIMGLALVMTLSLLWICLLSKKERAARRYIEVKDQINPESSTKLITFHGDLPYTSLEIIEKLESLDEDDVVGSGGFGTVYRMVMNDCGTFAVKRIDRSREGSDQGFERELEILGSIKHINLVNLRGYCRLPSTKLLIYDYLAMGSLDDLLHENTEQSLNWSTRLKIALGSARGLTYLHHDCCPKIVHRDIKSSNILLDENMEPRVSDFGLAKLLVDEDAHVTTVVAGTFGYLAPEYLQSGRATEKSDVYSFGVLLLELVTGKRPTDPSFASRGVNVVGWMNTFLKENRLEDVVDKRCIDADLESVEVILELAASCTDANADERPSMNQVLQILEQEVMSPCPSDFYESQSDHC; encoded by the exons ATGGGTCATGCAGTGTTGATTTTGGTGGTGGTGATTTCCAGCATTGTGTTATGCCCTTCTTCTCTTGCTCTAACGCAAGACG GATTGACATTGTTGGAGGTCAAAAGCACTTTGAATGACACAAGGAATTTTCTCAGCAACTGGAGAAAGTCTGGTGAAACTCACTGTACATGGACTGGTATCACTTGTCATCCTGGGGAACAACGAGTTCGCTCAAT aaatTTACCTTACATGCAGCTGGGGGGGATTATATCTCCCAGCATTGGCAAACTCAGTAGACTGCATAGACT GGCACTTCATCAAAATGGCTTACATGGAATTATTCCAAACGAAATTAGCAATTGTACTGAGCTTAGAGCACT GTACTTGAGAGCTAATTATTTACAAGGAGGCATCCCATCAAATATTGGAAATCTTTCCTTTTTGCATGTATT GGATTTATCAAGCAACTCATTGAAGGGTGCTATACCTTCTTCTATTGGCCGTCTTACACAGTTGCGAGTTCT GAACTTgtcaacaaatttcttttctGGCGAAATCCCTGACATTGGAGTACTGAGCACCTTTGGGAACAATGC GTTTATTGGGAATTTAGATCTTTGCGGGAGGCAAGTTCAGAAACCATGCCGGACATCACTTGGTTTCCCAGTGGTGCTACCACATGCTGAAAGTGATGAAGCTGAAG TCCCTGACAAAAGATCTTCACATTATGTGAAATGGGTGCTAGTTGGTGCAATAACTATAATGGGCCTTGCACTTGTTATGACACTTTCATTACTATGGATTTGTTTGCTATCAAAGAAGGAAAGAGCTGCCAGGAGATACATAGAAGTGAAGGATCAAATCAATCCAGAATCAA GTACAAAACTCATCACATTCCATGGTGATCTGCCGTACACATCATTGGAGATCATTGAAAAGTTGGAGTCtcttgatgaagatgatgtgGTAGGGTCTGGAGGATTTGGTACCGTTTACCGAATGGTGATGAATGATTGTGGTACATTTGCTGTTAAGCGGATTGATAGAAGCCGTGAAGGTTCTGATCAGGGTTTCGAAAGGGAACTAGAAATATTGGGTAGTATCAAGCACATTAATCTAGTTAACCTGCGTGGTTACTGCAGACTCCCTTCTACTAAGCTTCTAATCTATGATTATTTGGCCATGGGAAGTTTAGATGATCTCTTGCATG AAAATACTGAGCAATCACTGAATTGGAGTACTCGCCTAAAGATAGCCCTCGGTTCTGCCAGGGGATTGACTTACTTGCACCATGACTGCTGCCCGAAAATCGTGCATCGCGACATAAAATCCAGCAACATCCTTCTTGATGAGAACATGGAGCCTCGTGTCTCTGATTTTGGTCTTGCAAAACTTTTGGTAGATGAAGATGCCCATGTTACAACAGTGGTTGCTGGCACATTTGGCTATCTAGCACCAG AGTATCTACAAAGTGGGAGAGCCACTGAGAAGTCAGATGTTTATAGTTTTGGAGTTCTATTGCTAGAACTTGTAACAGGAAAGAGACCTACAGATCCTTCCTTTGCAAGCAGAGGTGTAAATGTAGTTGGCTGG ATGAACACATTCCTCAAAGAAAATAGATTGGAAGATGTAGTAGACAAAAGATGCATTGATGCAGATTTGGAATCTGTTGAAGTAATTCTTGAACTAGCAGCAAGTTGCACTGATGCAAACGCGGATGAACGTCCGTCGATGAACCAAGTGTTACAGATACTGGAACAAGAGGTTATGTCTCCATGCCCAAGTGATTTTTATGAGTCACAATCAGATCACTGTTAA